A genome region from Streptomyces sp. S4.7 includes the following:
- a CDS encoding response regulator transcription factor: MIRVLLADDQRLVRAAFAMLVESAADMEVVGQAGTGREAVELARSARADLVVMDIRMPEMDGIEATRLIAADEDLAGVRVLVLTTYDTDDHVVEALRAGASGFLVKDTRPAELLTAIRTVAAGDSLLSPGPTARLIARVLSARSVPETSPARGPDCLSVRERQVLALVARGLTNTEIAESLGLSPLTAKTHVSRIMGKLDARDRAQLVIIAYESGLVTPGDIRVTAPEGG, from the coding sequence ATGATCCGCGTCCTGCTCGCCGACGACCAGCGCCTCGTCAGGGCCGCCTTCGCGATGCTCGTCGAATCCGCCGCCGACATGGAGGTCGTGGGCCAGGCCGGCACCGGCCGGGAAGCCGTCGAACTGGCCCGCTCCGCACGCGCCGACCTCGTCGTCATGGACATCCGGATGCCCGAGATGGACGGTATCGAGGCGACCCGGCTGATCGCCGCCGACGAGGACCTCGCGGGCGTCAGAGTGCTGGTCCTCACCACGTACGACACCGACGACCATGTCGTGGAGGCGCTGCGCGCCGGTGCGTCCGGCTTCCTCGTGAAGGACACCAGACCGGCCGAACTCCTCACCGCCATCAGGACGGTGGCCGCCGGCGACTCCCTGCTCTCCCCGGGCCCGACGGCGCGACTGATCGCCCGCGTGCTGAGCGCGCGCAGCGTCCCGGAGACCTCCCCGGCCCGCGGCCCCGACTGTCTCTCGGTCCGCGAACGGCAGGTGCTCGCCCTCGTCGCACGCGGCCTCACCAACACGGAGATCGCGGAGTCCCTCGGCCTCAGCCCGCTGACCGCCAAGACGCATGTGAGCCGCATCATGGGCAAGCTGGACGCGCGGGACCGGGCACAACTCGTGATCATCGCTTACGAGTCGGGGCTGGTCACCCCCGGTGACATCCGGGTCACGGCGCCCGAAGGCGGCTGA
- a CDS encoding metal ABC transporter ATP-binding protein codes for MSLRGATATLGSRPVLRGVDLTLRRGEVVALLGANGSGKSTAVRSVIGQVPLTGGEVTLFGTPLRRFRDWARVGYVPQRTTAASGVPATVREVVSSGRLSRSGLLRWPSRADRAAVRRAIGLVGLTDRAKDAVDALSGGQHQRVLIARALAAEPELLIMDEPMAGVDLASQEILAATLRDQVAAGTTVLLVLHELGPLEPLIDRAVVLRDGCVTHDGPPPKATGRHAPTGHDPEPLTNQGCHPHTADEPLRTGLLT; via the coding sequence CTGTCGCTGCGCGGCGCCACCGCCACGCTCGGCTCCCGCCCGGTGCTGCGCGGCGTCGACCTCACCCTGCGGCGCGGTGAGGTCGTCGCGCTGCTCGGCGCGAACGGCTCGGGCAAGTCCACCGCCGTACGCTCCGTGATCGGCCAAGTCCCGCTCACCGGCGGTGAGGTGACCCTCTTCGGCACCCCGCTGCGGCGTTTCCGCGACTGGGCGCGCGTCGGCTACGTACCGCAGCGCACCACGGCCGCGAGCGGCGTGCCCGCCACCGTCCGCGAGGTCGTGTCCTCGGGGCGGCTCTCCCGCTCCGGGCTGCTGAGGTGGCCCTCCAGGGCCGACCGGGCGGCCGTTCGGCGCGCCATCGGACTGGTGGGCCTCACGGACCGCGCCAAGGACGCGGTGGACGCACTCTCCGGCGGTCAGCACCAGCGGGTGCTCATCGCCCGCGCCCTCGCCGCCGAACCCGAACTCCTGATCATGGACGAGCCGATGGCGGGCGTCGACCTGGCCAGCCAGGAGATCCTGGCGGCCACGCTGCGTGACCAGGTGGCGGCCGGCACGACCGTGCTGCTCGTCCTGCACGAACTGGGCCCGCTGGAGCCGCTGATCGACCGCGCCGTGGTGCTGCGCGACGGCTGTGTGACGCACGACGGGCCGCCGCCGAAGGCCACGGGGCGGCACGCGCCGACCGGCCACGATCCCGAGCCCCTGACCAACCAGGGCTGCCACCCGCACACGGCCGACGAGCCGCTCCGTACAGGACTGCTGACCTGA
- a CDS encoding isoprenyl transferase codes for MARRGFLGRPRREYKVPEPHPSGAVPPKIPGELVPKHVACVMDGNGRWAKERGLPRTEGHKVGEGVVLDVLKGCLEMGVKNLSLYAFSTENWKRTPDEVRFLMNFNRDVIRRRRDEMNELGIRIRWVGRMPKMWKSVVQELQVAQEQTVDNDAMTLYFCVNYGGRAEIADAARALAADVASGKLDPSKVNEKTFAKYLYYPDMPDVDLFLRPSGEQRTSNYLIWQSSYAEMVFQDVLWPDFDRRDLWRACLEYAHRDRRFGGALPNQSDKSGELSEKNHEGEGE; via the coding sequence ATGGCACGACGCGGATTCCTGGGCCGGCCCCGCCGCGAGTACAAGGTCCCCGAGCCGCACCCCTCCGGTGCGGTGCCGCCGAAGATCCCCGGCGAGCTGGTGCCCAAGCACGTCGCGTGCGTCATGGACGGCAACGGCCGCTGGGCCAAGGAGCGCGGTCTGCCGCGCACCGAGGGCCACAAGGTCGGCGAGGGCGTCGTGCTGGACGTGCTCAAGGGCTGCCTGGAGATGGGCGTCAAGAACCTCTCCCTGTACGCCTTCTCCACCGAGAACTGGAAGCGGACCCCCGACGAGGTGCGCTTCCTGATGAACTTCAACCGTGACGTCATCCGGCGCCGCCGTGACGAGATGAACGAACTCGGCATCCGGATCCGCTGGGTCGGCCGGATGCCCAAGATGTGGAAGTCGGTCGTCCAGGAGCTCCAGGTCGCGCAGGAGCAGACCGTCGACAACGACGCCATGACGCTCTACTTCTGCGTCAACTACGGTGGCCGCGCGGAGATCGCCGACGCGGCGCGGGCGCTGGCCGCGGACGTGGCGTCGGGGAAGCTCGACCCGTCCAAGGTCAACGAGAAGACCTTCGCCAAGTACCTGTACTACCCGGACATGCCGGACGTGGATCTCTTCCTGCGGCCGAGCGGTGAGCAGCGGACGTCCAACTACCTGATCTGGCAGAGCAGTTACGCCGAGATGGTCTTCCAGGACGTGCTCTGGCCGGACTTCGACCGGCGGGATCTGTGGCGGGCCTGTCTGGAGTACGCGCACCGGGACCGCCGTTTCGGCGGGGCGCTGCCCAACCAGTCGGACAAGTCCGGCGAGTTGAGCGAGAAGAACCACGAGGGCGAGGGAGAGTAG
- a CDS encoding histidine kinase: MSETASRGPRTERVFAVLNRDPLQAPHQLRTDLVVTGVVGVLGLLLAMAVPGDGNSLDAPGWAMFAAVTTSLVWRRRHPVPVLLVMVVLVGTYHALDYSHAATTPATMVALYTVAVTGPPMRAALLGVGTVATTLTVMFLLNTDRGLEMLRTSGWIIAVLVIGMDVRVYRKYIAAMVERAERAERTREEEAARRVAEERLRIARDLHDLLAHSITLIGVQTSVASHVLTVSPDRLDRAAISQALDGISDTCRGARSELRTTLEVLRAAGTAEGEEGAWGGALPDLSALPGLVESARTAGAETLLTVRTEGVRVPPVAEAAAYRIVQESLTNAVRHAGPAPRVRVLVETRGGALHVTVTDNGGGPGGKGAPADPGYGIVGMRERARSVGGTLDAGPYDDGFRVAAVLPLREHGDQAAEDPAGDPANGERTGGGRAVAGPAGPGGRRESVV; this comes from the coding sequence GTGTCAGAGACTGCGAGTAGAGGACCACGCACCGAACGTGTCTTCGCGGTGCTCAACCGCGATCCGCTCCAAGCACCGCACCAGTTGCGCACGGACCTGGTGGTCACCGGAGTCGTCGGTGTCCTGGGCCTCCTGCTCGCCATGGCCGTGCCCGGCGACGGCAATTCCCTCGACGCCCCCGGCTGGGCGATGTTCGCCGCCGTCACCACGTCCCTGGTCTGGCGGCGGCGCCACCCGGTGCCCGTCCTGCTGGTGATGGTCGTCCTCGTCGGTACCTACCACGCACTGGACTACTCGCACGCGGCCACCACCCCGGCCACGATGGTCGCCCTCTACACCGTCGCCGTCACCGGTCCGCCGATGCGCGCCGCGCTGCTCGGTGTCGGCACCGTGGCCACCACGCTCACGGTGATGTTCCTCCTCAACACCGACCGCGGACTGGAGATGCTCCGCACCTCGGGCTGGATCATCGCGGTCCTCGTCATCGGCATGGACGTACGCGTCTACCGCAAGTACATCGCGGCGATGGTGGAACGCGCGGAGCGCGCCGAACGGACCCGCGAGGAGGAGGCGGCCCGGCGCGTCGCCGAGGAGCGGCTGCGCATCGCCCGGGACCTGCACGACCTGCTGGCCCACAGCATCACGCTCATCGGCGTCCAGACATCGGTGGCCTCGCACGTCCTGACCGTCTCCCCCGACCGGCTGGACCGGGCCGCGATCTCGCAGGCGCTCGACGGCATCTCGGACACCTGCCGAGGTGCGCGCTCCGAACTGCGCACCACCCTGGAGGTGCTGCGCGCCGCCGGAACGGCCGAGGGCGAGGAGGGGGCCTGGGGCGGCGCCCTGCCCGACCTGTCCGCGCTGCCCGGCCTCGTGGAGAGCGCGCGGACGGCGGGCGCGGAGACACTGCTCACGGTACGGACGGAGGGCGTACGCGTACCGCCGGTCGCCGAGGCCGCCGCGTACCGGATCGTGCAGGAGTCGCTCACCAACGCCGTACGGCACGCCGGCCCCGCCCCACGGGTGCGGGTGCTCGTGGAGACGCGGGGCGGGGCGCTGCACGTCACCGTGACCGACAACGGGGGCGGGCCCGGCGGCAAGGGGGCGCCGGCCGACCCCGGCTACGGCATCGTCGGCATGCGGGAGCGGGCCCGCAGTGTCGGGGGCACGCTCGACGCCGGACCGTACGACGACGGCTTCCGGGTGGCCGCGGTCCTGCCCCTGCGGGAGCACGGCGACCAGGCGGCGGAGGACCCGGCGGGCGACCCGGCGAACGGGGAGCGCACGGGCGGCGGGCGGGCGGTCGCCGGTCCGGCCGGTCCGGGCGGCAGACGGGAGTCGGTCGTATGA
- a CDS encoding metal ABC transporter permease gives MEILETALMQRALIAAVLVGVIAPAVGIYLVQRRQALMGDGIGHVAMTGVGLGFLLSTSPVWMATAVAIVGSIAMELIRAYGRTRGDIALAMLFYGGMAGGVLLINLSPTGSNANLGSYLFGSLSTVSEADLDAIWILAALVVLVTVGLRRQLFAVSQDEEFARVTGLPVRALNLLVAVTAAVTVTVAMRVVGLLLVSALMVVPVAAAQQITRSFAVTFVLAVVIGTAVTLAGTVTSYYQDVPPGATIVLLAIGVFLVLTVLATPLARRRARALRSAEDESAEGPSGSPAVPAMRGPSGEATV, from the coding sequence ATGGAAATCCTTGAGACCGCCCTCATGCAGCGGGCCCTGATCGCGGCCGTGCTGGTCGGCGTCATCGCGCCCGCGGTCGGCATCTATCTCGTCCAGCGGCGCCAGGCGCTGATGGGTGACGGCATCGGCCACGTGGCCATGACCGGTGTCGGGCTGGGCTTCCTGCTCTCCACCAGCCCCGTGTGGATGGCGACGGCCGTGGCGATCGTCGGCTCCATCGCGATGGAGCTGATCCGGGCGTACGGCCGCACCCGCGGCGACATCGCCCTGGCCATGCTCTTCTACGGCGGCATGGCGGGCGGTGTGCTGCTGATCAACCTCTCGCCGACCGGCTCCAACGCCAACCTCGGCTCGTACCTCTTCGGTTCGCTCTCCACGGTCTCCGAGGCCGATCTGGACGCGATCTGGATCCTGGCGGCCCTGGTGGTGCTGGTCACCGTGGGGCTGCGGCGGCAGCTGTTCGCCGTCAGCCAGGACGAGGAGTTCGCGCGGGTCACCGGGCTGCCGGTGCGTGCCCTGAACCTGCTCGTCGCCGTCACCGCCGCCGTGACCGTCACCGTCGCGATGCGGGTCGTGGGCCTGCTGCTGGTCAGCGCGCTGATGGTGGTGCCGGTCGCGGCGGCGCAGCAGATCACCCGGTCCTTCGCGGTCACCTTCGTGCTGGCGGTGGTGATCGGTACGGCGGTCACGCTGGCCGGCACGGTCACCTCGTACTACCAGGACGTCCCCCCCGGAGCGACAATTGTGTTGCTGGCCATCGGCGTCTTCCTCGTCCTGACCGTGCTCGCGACGCCGCTCGCGAGACGGCGGGCACGGGCGCTGAGGTCCGCGGAGGACGAAAGCGCCGAGGGCCCGTCGGGCTCTCCCGCCGTTCCCGCCATGCGCGGACCGTCGGGCGAGGCCACGGTCTGA
- the recO gene encoding DNA repair protein RecO, with protein sequence MSLFRDDGIVLRTQKLGEADRIITFLTRGHGRVRAVARGVRRTKSKFGARLEPFSHVDVQFFSRGSELVGRGLPLCTQSETIAPYGGAIVTDYPRYTAGTAMLETAERFTDHEGEPAVQQYLLLVGGLRTLSRGEHAPHLILDAFLLRSLAVNGYAPSFDDCAKCGLDGPNRFFSVAAGGVICADCRVPGSVVPSSEAVGLLSALLTGDWGTADACEARHVREGSGLVSAYLHWHLERGLRSLRYVEKN encoded by the coding sequence ATGAGCCTGTTCCGCGACGACGGCATCGTGCTGCGCACCCAGAAGCTGGGTGAGGCGGACCGCATCATCACGTTCCTCACCCGCGGCCACGGCCGCGTCCGGGCCGTCGCACGCGGAGTCCGCCGTACGAAGTCGAAGTTCGGCGCCAGGCTCGAACCGTTCTCCCATGTCGACGTGCAGTTCTTCTCACGCGGCAGCGAACTCGTCGGGCGCGGACTGCCGCTCTGTACGCAGAGCGAGACCATCGCCCCGTACGGCGGCGCCATCGTCACCGACTACCCCCGCTACACGGCCGGTACGGCCATGCTGGAGACCGCCGAGCGGTTCACCGACCACGAGGGCGAACCCGCCGTCCAGCAGTATCTGCTCCTCGTCGGCGGGCTGCGCACGCTCTCGCGCGGTGAGCACGCCCCGCATCTGATCCTCGACGCCTTCCTGCTGCGCTCTCTCGCGGTCAACGGGTACGCGCCGAGCTTCGACGACTGCGCGAAGTGCGGGCTCGACGGGCCGAACCGCTTCTTCTCGGTCGCGGCGGGGGGCGTCATATGCGCCGACTGCCGGGTGCCGGGCAGCGTCGTACCGTCGTCGGAGGCGGTCGGTCTCCTCAGCGCGCTGCTGACCGGGGACTGGGGGACCGCGGACGCGTGCGAGGCTCGTCATGTCCGGGAGGGCAGCGGGCTGGTGTCCGCGTATCTGCACTGGCATCTGGAGCGCGGTCTGCGCTCACTCAGATATGTAGAGAAGAATTAG
- a CDS encoding metal ABC transporter substrate-binding protein, with amino-acid sequence MNVRRLIPTAALAGSVTLALVALSACSPSDAADGGGGAGGKGDGKLAVIASFYPMQYLAEEIGGTHVDVSTLTRPGVEPHDLELGTRQAAQLGDADYILYLKGLQPAVDEAIGAAGVKNTVDAATLTELEKHGSEVGHSHGDEHAGEEHAEDGHAEEHADEEHADEGEAGTDPHIWLDPVKYAEVAKGVGASLEKADPDNADAYRKNTTALVERLTTLDTAFEKGLADTSTKTFITTHSAFGYLAERYGLKQESISGLSPESEPSPARIKELRSIAAQDKVGTVFFETLVSDRTAKTVAADSGLKTDVLDPIEGITKKSKGADYVEVMESNLAALEKALGTK; translated from the coding sequence ATGAACGTACGACGCCTGATACCCACCGCCGCGCTCGCCGGATCCGTGACCCTCGCACTGGTCGCGCTGTCCGCGTGTTCCCCCTCGGACGCGGCCGACGGCGGGGGCGGTGCGGGCGGCAAGGGCGACGGCAAGCTCGCGGTGATCGCGTCGTTCTACCCCATGCAGTATCTGGCCGAGGAGATAGGCGGGACGCACGTCGACGTCTCCACCCTCACCAGGCCGGGCGTCGAACCGCACGATCTGGAACTCGGGACCCGGCAGGCCGCCCAGCTCGGCGACGCCGACTACATCCTCTACCTCAAGGGCCTCCAGCCCGCCGTCGACGAGGCCATCGGCGCCGCCGGGGTGAAGAACACCGTCGACGCCGCGACCCTCACCGAGCTGGAGAAGCACGGCTCGGAGGTCGGCCACTCCCACGGGGACGAGCACGCCGGCGAGGAGCACGCCGAGGACGGACACGCGGAGGAGCACGCGGACGAGGAGCACGCGGACGAGGGCGAGGCCGGCACCGACCCGCACATCTGGCTCGACCCCGTGAAGTACGCCGAGGTCGCCAAGGGCGTCGGCGCCTCGCTGGAGAAGGCGGACCCGGACAACGCCGACGCGTACCGGAAGAACACCACCGCGCTGGTCGAGCGGCTCACCACCCTCGATACCGCGTTCGAAAAGGGCCTCGCCGACACCTCCACCAAGACCTTCATCACCACGCATTCCGCCTTCGGCTACCTCGCCGAGCGCTACGGTCTGAAGCAGGAGTCCATCTCCGGCCTCTCCCCCGAGTCCGAGCCCAGCCCGGCGCGGATCAAGGAGCTGCGGTCCATCGCGGCCCAGGACAAGGTCGGCACGGTCTTCTTCGAGACACTGGTCAGCGACAGGACGGCGAAGACGGTCGCCGCCGACAGCGGACTCAAGACGGACGTCCTGGACCCCATCGAGGGAATCACGAAGAAGTCCAAGGGCGCTGACTACGTCGAGGTCATGGAGTCCAACCTCGCCGCGCTGGAGAAGGCCCTCGGCACGAAGTGA
- a CDS encoding MMPL family transporter produces MGPDIKRRRLLPWAVVGLWVVVIAVAAMFAGKLGDVQRDEAVDYLPASADSTHVEKVRQALPGGETTDLIVVYHRDGGLTAADRTTAEEQLARVAAEQKLTAPPKGIPSEDGTLLMYPIASAVPDEPGIDKEAVQIAFVEDVRALTTEGGGSGAGGGSGLDIEVAGSGAVQSDMEAVFESIDGTLMMATVLVVAVLLIITYRSPFLWIVPLFVVGAAAVSSMAVVYGLVQAFDTVVSSQSSAIMTVLVFGAGTDYALLLVARYREELRREPQPYDAMRIALRSCGPAVLASSGTVAAGLLCLMAADLNSSSGMGPIAAIGVVCALIAMLTLLPALLVLLGRRVFWPLIPVHGSEGKQRRSFFAAMGTSAARKPVAVLATGLVVLGVLALGILNLPGALKQEDGFIDKPESVVGMARLADAFPEQSAQPISIMAPDGRADVALDTARSVSGVAEAEQGRSGGGWTEITVYAKDAPESAGETATIERLRSALDDETYVGGPSAQQIDLADTNARDRLYVIPLVVVAVLLILIALLRSLVAPLMLVFAVVVVWGASMGIGGLVFGPLLGFTGMDPGLALLSFVFLVALGVDYGIFLMHRMREEALKGAEPEAAALTALRTTGGVIASAGVVLAATFGVLAGLPLVMLVEMGLLVAVGVLLDTFLVRTYLVTSASVLLGRTLWWPGALSKPPAAPRSGGGQGGQGGQGGQGGRSGPGGQDGPGDREREPVGTGA; encoded by the coding sequence ATGGGGCCCGATATCAAACGCCGACGTCTGCTGCCCTGGGCGGTGGTCGGACTGTGGGTGGTCGTGATCGCCGTGGCCGCCATGTTCGCCGGGAAGCTCGGCGACGTACAGCGCGACGAAGCCGTCGACTACCTCCCGGCGAGCGCCGACTCCACCCATGTGGAGAAGGTCCGGCAGGCGCTGCCGGGCGGCGAGACGACCGATCTGATCGTCGTCTACCACCGGGACGGCGGACTCACCGCCGCCGACCGGACGACCGCCGAGGAGCAACTGGCTCGGGTCGCGGCCGAGCAGAAGCTCACCGCACCGCCCAAGGGCATCCCGTCCGAGGACGGCACGCTCCTGATGTACCCGATCGCGAGTGCCGTGCCCGACGAGCCGGGCATCGACAAGGAAGCCGTGCAGATCGCCTTCGTCGAGGACGTACGGGCCCTCACCACGGAGGGCGGCGGGAGCGGCGCGGGCGGCGGCAGTGGACTCGACATCGAGGTCGCCGGATCCGGCGCCGTCCAGTCCGACATGGAGGCCGTCTTCGAGTCCATCGACGGCACCCTGATGATGGCGACCGTGCTGGTCGTCGCCGTCCTGCTGATCATCACCTACCGCAGCCCGTTCCTGTGGATCGTGCCGCTGTTCGTCGTCGGCGCCGCCGCCGTCAGCTCCATGGCCGTCGTCTACGGACTGGTGCAGGCCTTCGACACCGTCGTGAGCAGCCAGAGCTCGGCGATCATGACCGTGCTCGTGTTCGGCGCGGGCACCGACTACGCGCTGCTGCTCGTCGCCCGCTACCGCGAGGAGCTGCGCCGCGAACCCCAGCCGTACGACGCCATGCGCATCGCGCTGCGCAGCTGCGGTCCCGCCGTCCTCGCCTCCTCCGGCACCGTCGCCGCCGGTCTGCTGTGCCTCATGGCCGCCGACCTCAACAGCAGCAGCGGCATGGGCCCGATCGCCGCCATCGGCGTCGTCTGCGCGCTCATCGCGATGCTCACGCTGCTCCCCGCCCTCCTGGTGCTGCTCGGCCGCCGCGTCTTCTGGCCGCTGATCCCCGTCCACGGCAGCGAGGGCAAGCAGCGCCGGTCCTTCTTCGCCGCCATGGGCACCTCGGCCGCCCGCAAGCCGGTCGCCGTGCTCGCCACCGGTCTCGTGGTGCTCGGTGTCCTCGCACTCGGCATACTGAACCTGCCCGGCGCGCTCAAGCAGGAGGACGGCTTCATCGACAAGCCCGAGTCGGTCGTCGGCATGGCGCGTCTGGCGGACGCCTTCCCGGAGCAGAGCGCGCAGCCCATCAGCATCATGGCGCCCGACGGCAGGGCCGACGTGGCGCTCGACACCGCCCGCTCCGTCTCCGGAGTCGCCGAGGCCGAACAGGGCCGCAGCGGCGGCGGCTGGACCGAGATCACCGTCTACGCCAAGGACGCGCCGGAGTCGGCGGGGGAGACCGCCACCATCGAACGGCTGCGGTCCGCCCTCGACGACGAGACGTACGTCGGCGGACCCAGTGCCCAGCAGATCGACCTCGCCGACACCAACGCCAGGGACCGGCTCTACGTCATCCCATTGGTCGTCGTCGCCGTCCTGCTGATCCTGATCGCCCTGCTGCGCAGCCTCGTCGCACCCCTGATGCTGGTGTTCGCCGTCGTGGTCGTCTGGGGCGCGTCGATGGGCATCGGCGGTCTGGTCTTCGGGCCACTGCTCGGCTTCACCGGGATGGATCCGGGGCTCGCGCTGCTCTCGTTCGTCTTCCTCGTCGCGCTCGGCGTCGACTACGGCATCTTCCTGATGCACCGGATGCGGGAGGAGGCACTGAAGGGCGCGGAGCCCGAGGCAGCCGCGCTGACGGCGCTGCGCACCACGGGCGGTGTGATCGCCTCGGCCGGCGTCGTGCTCGCCGCGACGTTCGGTGTCCTGGCCGGCCTGCCGCTGGTGATGCTCGTGGAGATGGGCCTCCTGGTGGCCGTGGGCGTCCTGCTGGACACCTTCCTCGTCCGTACGTACCTGGTGACGAGCGCGAGCGTGCTGCTCGGCCGCACGCTCTGGTGGCCCGGAGCGCTGTCCAAGCCGCCGGCCGCGCCACGGTCCGGCGGCGGACAGGGCGGACAGGGCGGACAGGGTGGACAGGGTGGACGGAGCGGACCGGGCGGCCAGGACGGACCCGGCGACCGCGAGCGGGAACCGGTCGGCACCGGGGCCTGA
- a CDS encoding Fur family transcriptional regulator — translation MTTAPGGGASTAPVRGRSTRQRAAVAAALDEVDEFRSAQELHDMLKHRGDSVGLTTVYRTLQSLADAGDVDVLRTNDGESVYRRCSTGDHHHHLVCRVCGKAVEVEGPAVEQWAETIAAEHGFVAVAHTVEVFGTCAECASGNGPGAGAGPSAAGRDLTER, via the coding sequence GTGACGACTGCGCCTGGCGGTGGGGCGAGCACCGCCCCTGTACGCGGCCGATCGACCCGGCAGCGTGCCGCGGTGGCCGCCGCGCTGGACGAGGTGGACGAGTTCCGCAGCGCGCAGGAGCTCCACGACATGCTGAAGCACCGCGGCGACTCGGTCGGGCTGACGACGGTCTACCGCACGCTCCAGTCGCTCGCCGACGCGGGCGACGTCGACGTGCTGCGCACGAACGACGGGGAGTCGGTCTACCGGCGCTGCTCGACCGGTGATCACCACCACCATCTGGTGTGCCGGGTGTGCGGCAAGGCCGTGGAGGTCGAGGGTCCGGCCGTGGAGCAGTGGGCCGAGACGATCGCGGCGGAGCACGGGTTCGTGGCCGTGGCGCACACGGTGGAGGTCTTCGGCACCTGCGCGGAGTGCGCGTCGGGCAACGGCCCCGGAGCGGGCGCGGGCCCTTCGGCCGCCGGTCGGGACCTGACGGAGCGGTGA
- a CDS encoding glycine--tRNA ligase codes for MAADKIDSIVNLSKRRGFVYPCSEIYGGQRAAWDYGPLGVELKENIKRQWWRYMVTSREDVVGLDSSVILAPEVWVASGHVATFTDPLTECTSCHKRYRADHLEEAYEEKHGKPPANGLADINCPNCGNKGTFTEPKSFSGLLSTHLGPTQDSGSVAYLRPETAQGIFTNFAQVQQTSRKKPPFGIAQMGKSFRNEITPGNFIFRTREFEQMEMEFFVKPGEDETWQDYWMEQRWNWYRDLGLREENMRWFEHPKEKLSHYSKRTADIEYRFSFGGSEWGELEGVANRTDFDLTAHSKASGHDLSYFDQEAGERWTPYVIEPAAGVGRAMLAFLLDAYNEDEAPNAKGVLEKRTVMRLDPRLAPVKVAVLPLSRNPQLSPKAKGLSADLRKNWNIEFDDAGAIGRRYRRQDEIGTPFCVTVDFDTLDDDAVTVRERDTMKQERVSLSQIQGYLGERLLGC; via the coding sequence GTGGCCGCCGACAAGATCGACAGCATCGTCAACCTGAGCAAGCGCCGTGGCTTCGTCTACCCGTGCAGCGAGATCTACGGCGGACAGCGTGCCGCCTGGGACTACGGGCCGCTCGGGGTCGAGCTGAAGGAGAACATCAAGCGCCAGTGGTGGCGTTACATGGTCACTTCGCGCGAGGACGTTGTCGGTCTCGACTCGTCGGTGATCCTGGCCCCCGAGGTCTGGGTGGCCTCGGGCCACGTCGCCACGTTCACCGACCCGCTCACCGAGTGCACCTCCTGCCACAAGCGTTACCGCGCCGACCACTTGGAGGAGGCGTACGAGGAGAAGCACGGCAAGCCGCCGGCCAACGGCCTGGCGGACATCAACTGCCCCAACTGCGGCAACAAGGGCACCTTCACCGAGCCCAAGTCGTTCTCCGGCCTCCTCTCCACCCACCTCGGCCCGACGCAGGACTCCGGCTCCGTCGCGTATCTGCGCCCCGAGACCGCCCAGGGCATCTTCACCAACTTCGCCCAGGTGCAGCAGACGTCGCGCAAGAAGCCGCCGTTCGGCATCGCGCAGATGGGCAAGTCCTTCCGTAACGAGATCACGCCCGGCAACTTCATCTTCCGCACGCGCGAGTTCGAGCAGATGGAGATGGAGTTCTTCGTCAAGCCCGGCGAGGACGAGACGTGGCAGGACTACTGGATGGAGCAGCGCTGGAACTGGTACCGGGACCTTGGCCTGCGCGAGGAGAACATGCGCTGGTTCGAGCACCCGAAGGAGAAGCTCTCCCACTACTCCAAGCGCACCGCCGACATCGAGTACCGCTTCAGCTTCGGCGGCTCGGAGTGGGGCGAGCTCGAAGGCGTCGCGAACCGCACGGACTTCGACCTCACCGCGCACTCCAAGGCGTCGGGCCACGACCTGTCGTACTTCGACCAGGAGGCCGGTGAGCGCTGGACGCCGTACGTCATCGAGCCCGCCGCCGGTGTCGGCCGCGCGATGCTGGCCTTCCTTCTCGACGCGTACAACGAGGACGAGGCGCCGAACGCGAAGGGAGTGCTGGAGAAGCGCACGGTGATGCGGCTCGACCCGCGCCTCGCGCCGGTCAAGGTCGCGGTGCTGCCGCTGTCGCGCAACCCGCAGCTCTCGCCGAAGGCGAAGGGGCTCTCGGCGGACCTGCGGAAGAACTGGAACATCGAGTTCGACGACGCGGGCGCGATCGGCCGCCGTTACCGCAGGCAGGACGAGATCGGTACGCCGTTCTGCGTCACCGTCGACTTCGACACCCTCGACGACGACGCGGTGACGGTGCGCGAGCGCGACACGATGAAGCAGGAGCGTGTCTCGCTGAGCCAGATCCAGGGCTACCTCGGCGAGCGGCTGCTCGGCTGCTGA